In Oncorhynchus gorbuscha isolate QuinsamMale2020 ecotype Even-year linkage group LG03, OgorEven_v1.0, whole genome shotgun sequence, the DNA window CTGGCTGCCACAGGAGGACAGGCTGTCGTAGAGGGAGTCACTGAGGGATTCAGGCGTCTCTCTCAGGGACAGGAggtcctctggtctctccttcactAGCTCCAGCCCTCCGTCCTTCCCCACCTCCGAGGCGCTGGGCGTCCGCCCCTTACCCCGCTGGCTGAGCCCTGTCTGGAGTGGCAGGGGGAGGCTGCCTGGGTCAGTGGCCAGAGGGTGCTGGGGGGAACACTGTTTCAAACTCTTgggggagaggaaaggtgggCACATGAAgaagggggagggtggaggggaacaGGCGAGGATATGGATGgtagggagggacagggggacagattGATGCTATAGTTAGTTATTTTAGGACAAGGTGAGATTTAACAGGTTCTAGGGCAACATGCATTTGACTGGGTTCATGCAAGTTATTGATTGATCATGCCTGGGAGAAATCCTCAGAACATTGTTTGGGGAACCGAAATGGGTGTcccagtttcaaggtctcagcttgaAGAGAAGAAGCCTCGTATTGGGGCATTGGTTGGTCACATGTATGAACCAAATGTTAATGAATAATAAATTATGAATGATAaataagctaaatcatgcaaatataacttgtctgtgtaagCAGTATAAGAGAACTAACGGGACTGCCCCAGGGGAGCATTTGACAGACAAGTACTACTTGGTGCATTaagtttgttggaacctctccagcttTCTGATAATAAAGAATGATTCATTTAATATTGACTTCAGGTGTCCCTGGTGATAATTTCCACGACAGTCAGTAACCATGCTTCCATTCAACTCACTACGACATGGAAAAGCATgcacagtttattaggctacagattaaatgaGTTCTGATGaatttcacagggtggtgaatgtGCACGGCGATAAGTTTGATTTTCCTTTCTAATAAATATCGAAGGTCTTTACCCTTTACACTCGTTAGAATTGGTctatatggatagggctaaattgaaatTTTTCTTATAGAAGAAATACGAAATGCATAACCATGTTAGCAATTGAAAGGGacagtttggagataatgggaAAATTATTAGATCAAAGGTAAGAATACAACAGTTCACttgacaagactgaatccaaacattacattattgattttacatttactgtactttgcCACATTTGTTTATAAATACTCTGGATACTTTCAGTAGCATGATAAGActattcctggaaaatgtgggTTAGGTCCAACATAAGACAACAAATgtcaagggtttgagtgagaggactaacctctccaaagtgtgcaatttcaatgcactttaATGACTCAAAGAAGTCTTCAACTATAAGGTACTttaattaaaaaaacatttttttttagctCTCCTAGTTGTGCTGTTAAGGATCTAGAGCACACTTCATTTTGAAGACAACCCTGcatccccaccatcacacaattactgttgttgtttacgcaaCCCAGAAACAGCCCATTATAAAtagcaatctgggtcaggtgagaatgatttgaaagcttgttctatttcCAACAGGACTAGCGAAGTTATAAAACATGATCTTACAGTGTTCAGCTTCACAAGGCAGTTCAGAGAAACAGATGGTAATGTTGGTGGGTATAGAAaggagtcatgagtgcattcaggtTCGTGTGCTGCAGCAGATTCTCTTCAAGAATAAACAAACATtagctcattctgttcagaacaacccagggtatgacgccatgtcatcttgtaactacatcagacatagtgatcataaacatTTGACACTATATGTATAGGAGTTTTATGAtctggaaatgtgaagtgcacatttggactcacgggtctttggcttgcttgtatgtatctttcaaaatacatagtCATCTTAATTAACATTTCCTGCACACAgacatatttttttgttgttgcaaaagttgcccaattaCCGGGAGGGATGGGGGCAACTTGTTGTCACGTTCGGGGCTCAAGTTCACAACGGCTGCCAGAAAAAACCCATACTGTGCTGTGAAGTGCAGAGccagagctctgatgtcatgtatagcatgttactgtacagccactacaTTCCAATTTAGGTGCCTATTAGTGCCCAAACCAAATATGCCACTGTAAAGGGTTAATTTGTatgctggtgacatgatgatgatgatgatcagtGCTTAGCTGCTAATTGACAAATTAAAAGTGGGCACATTTGCTGTTTAttcataatctcatcatgtacCCTCTACACTGTATCAATGAGCTGTTTGCTAGAGTACCTGTGCCAAGTGGCCACATTTGCTGTTTTCGCAGGACTTTTTATGCCAAATGGGATGGAAACATATAACTTCTATTTTTTTTAATTTGGTGAATTAAGTTATacttatgtgcactacgtcattaCGCACAGCTCTTCATTCGTAACAAGCCAGTTTGATGGAAACACTGCTGTTAAAATGCACATATTTCTTTGTGCACTCTTTCCCCTCAATAAACTTCAAATTTCTCAAAAAAAGGGAGAACTTGGCATTAAAAGCTGTGGACTTTCTGTGCATTTCAGTTCCGGTCTGCCATTAAAGCAGCCCATTCagcccgtgcttctacacctgcattgcttgctgtttggggttttaggctgtacagcactttgagatatcagctgatgtacgaagggctatataaatacatttgatttgatttgattcaaaggGAGAGAGTCAAAAACAAGTTAGTCAAAACCCCTTCACCCTCTCGTTTTCACAGCAACGCCCCCATACCCGAGAAAAGGCAGGATgagctctcactcactcacaatgCTAATGGGACTCTGGTGCTGACAAGGGACAACAACTGACAGGCGACAGTGTTCAAGGCCCCAGCTATCTTTCTATCAGCCTTATCTCTTCAAATATGAATAAAGAGCTGCGCTTTCATCATTTCTACATAGATTATTAAGATGTAACATGTCAGCACAGAGTAAATGGATGTGGTCTTCTTCGAAAGTTCTCATTAGAATGGAGATGACTGACTCACTCACCCTTCTGGATGGGGTCCCCAGGTCTCCCTGCACATCCAGGTAAACATCAGTGGCTTCTGCAGAGCCTTTCAGATTGGGAAAGGTCCAGTTCTTGGTGAGGGGATTTTGCATATGAGCTCCATAGGCATCTATATCTGCATAAGAGAAAATTCAATTCTAAATGGAAAATAGAGTGTACCTCAGGTGTTTTGTTGAAGGTTTAAACTTGTGTGTATAGTTGGTTCAGTTTTAATGAGCCACAACATATTTGTTTTGCAGGATttatcattatattattattattattattacaactgATAAAATATGAACTTTCGCCATATTTCTTTTTGTGTAAAATGTCAGCATTGAAATGGTCTACATGGGAACACAACAAGTCCTATGGTAATAAAAAGTCTAAGCTTACCCTTGTGGATTGTACTAGACAGGTGCATGTTGGTACCTTTTCCCTCCAGCCCGGAGCCATACAGGACAAACGGGTTGTCTTCATCCAGAGATGACAGCTCTCTCTCCAATGTATGGGCCTTACGCAGAACCTTCATCATGGCCCCATGCTTACCCTGGGAGCAAGAAAACCCTTGCTCTCCCTGTGGCTTCCCCTTAGGGACGCTCTTCCCTGCCATGCTACTGGCGTAGTCTGGCATGGGGAATGTGCCAATGCCACTGTCGAGGGTGCGCATGGAGGCCCCAGAACCTAAACAGTGAGGAAGGAACAATCAAGTGAGACTAGAGTCAGAGCTACTCAAGGAAAATAGACGACTGGCATTATTATGACTCAGCATCATGCTACCTGTAAAATGCTGAGCACTAATGGACTCTGCCAAGCTGTCTTCTGATGTGACCTCACCCGTGCCGATCATAACCGAACCCTGAAACAGCAAGGGTCAATGACAATCATATATATCACTGACACTACATGTGTAGTTTATTAATCTTTCTATAGTGTATCAGAGGAATACGACAGAGTGAAAAGAGTTTACCTGGGCTATCTCGTCCCTGCTCTTGGTGTGGCTGATCCCGTTCCTCTGGTGACTGAAGTTGGGCCGCGACCTCTTAGAGTCAAAGGAGAGGCGTCTGTGTGTCATTCCAAAGGTGGTAGGTATAGTTCTCCTCTTGTCCACCCTGTTTCCAGAACAAGACGTCGAGGGACTTAAGGAGGAAGATGTTACAACAAAATCATAGGGGAACTAGCTTTCGACTTAAACTCCATTTACAAATCCAATTTGATCAGATATAAATCATAAGAGAAAGAGTTTACCCTCTGGCCAAGTTTTATAATTATCTTATGATCACAAATTTAGTACACTGACAGCCCCAGTCCAATATATCCTAGACAGGGTttggatgtacagtggggcaaaaaagtatttagtcagccaccaattgtgaaagttctctcacttaaaaagatgaggcctataattttcaccataggtacatttcaactatgacagacaaaacaagaaacaaaatccagaaaatcacattataggatttttaatgaatctatttgcaaattatggtggaaaataagtatttggtcaataacaaacgtctctcaatactttgttatataccctttgttggcaatgacagaggtcaaacattttctgtaagtcttcaaggttttcacactgttgctggtattttggcccattcctccatgcagatctcctctagagcagtgatgttttggggctgttgctgggcaacacagactttcaactccctccaaagattttctatggggttgagatctggatacctggctaggccactccaggaccttgaaatgcttcttacgaagccactccttcgttgcccgggtggtgtgtttgggatcattgccatgctgaaagacccagccacatttcatcttcaatgcccttgctgatggaaggaggttttcactcaaaatctcacgatacatggccccatccattctttcctttacacagatcagtcgtcctggtccctttgcagaagaacagccccaaagcatgatgtttccaccctcatgcttcattctttgtcctccaaacacgacgagttgagtttttaccaaaaagttctattttagtttcatctgaccatatgacattctcccaatcttcttctggatcatccaaatactctctagcaagcttcagatgggcctggacatgtactggcttaagcagggggacacgtctagcactgcaggatttgagtccctggcggcgtagtgtgttactgatggtaggctttgttactttggtcccagctctctgcaggtcattcacctggtccccctgtgtggttctgggatttttgctcaccgttcttgtgatcattttgaccccacggggtgagatcttgcgtggagccccagatcgagggagattatcagtggtcttgtatcttccatttcctaataattgctcccacagttgatttcttcaaaccaagctgcttacctattgcagattcagtcttcccagcctggtgcaggtctacaatttggtttctggtgtcctttgacagctctttggtcttggccatagtggattttggagtgtgactgtttgaggttgtggacaggtgtcttttatactgataacaagttcaaacaggtggcattaacctcttgaacctatgggggagctgtgtcattattggataaaaagacgtgcccgtatTAAGCGCAATATTTTTTCACGAAAagatgcatggaattgacagccttggaaagacacaactctgacgttgtgacgtagaagtccgtcactggccgcgggcagcatttggttctttaacgcacacacatattcatcactcctccctgcgccattataagataagttaacaatgtgggtcgacacaaattaacttctgtcttggtgcatgcatttcacacttgtcaatgttcatatttgagagatacaataattattatactaatcaatgttgtggatgagcgcattgtttgtttgttctgttcctctctctccatctctgtagcttccgggtatgctggaaaaggacccgagctaagggaattgggttggctttatagtgcctgtcccaaatggctcattaatgcatatgggcatattgaaagatattgtcagtagtgatgtaatgttgtaaatgttatgttgtgatattgtttaaaaccgtgttgcaatgtatatcctttagtatgtttagttcatggaaaatgtaggtttgtattgttaattgattcATTAATtggggttaattgttctgaggggaggggctagccctacaaaaggagcctctcaaTCATGGAGAGgcatttttggattgagctgtggatggggcagccttgtttttaagctgtcccataaggtagacgttgatggcagccttctggcctactctacgtgacagacgtctccaaaactgcaaagatattatttgtgcgtgccccagaactaatgcaacaggcgaaaccaagatgaagtttcatacaggaaatgccccagattctgaaggcgctgtgttccaatgtctccttatatggctgtgaatgcgccagcaATGAGCCTGCACTCTCTGTCTATTGcccgaggtgtctgcagcattgtgacgtgtttgtaggcatatcattggaagattgaccataagagactacatttacctggtgtcccaccTGGtatcccgcccggtgtcctgtgtgcgtaatctgtatgtccatgcgcgttccatttgttcagaattgaaagtaaactgccacgatggattttatcgtcgatagatatgtgaaaaacaccttgaggattgattctaaacattgtttgccatgtttctgtcgatattaatggagttaatttggaaaaaagttcgcgttttaatgacttttttttcttccccttaaccaaacgtgatgaacaaaactgagcgattagtcgacacaaataatatttttttgtaaaaacggaacatttgctatctaacagagtctcctcattgaaaacatctgaagttcttcaaaggtaaatgattttatttgaatgctttaatggtttttgtggaaaatgttgcatgctgaatgctaacgctaaatggtacgttagccatcaatactgttacacaaatgcttgttttgcaatggttgagaagcatattttgaaaatctgagatgacagtgttgttaacaaaaggctaagcttgagagcaaatatattaaTTTCaattcatttgcgattttcatgaatagttaatgttgtgttatgctaatgagcttgcttATAGATTTTCACAAttctggatacaggttttttttcgtagctaaacgtgacgcagaaaacgaagcgatttgtcctaaacaaataatctttcaggaaaaactgaacatttgctatctgagagtctcctcattgaaaacatctgaagttcttcaaaggtaaatgattttatttgaatgcttttctgttttttttgtgtaaatgttgcctgctgaatgctaatgctaaatgctacgctaaatggtacgttagccatcaatactgttacacaaatgcttgttttgcaatggttgagaagcatattttgaaaatctgagatgacagtgttgttaacaaaaggctaagcttgagagcaaatagattaatttcatttcatttgcgattttcatgaatagttaacgttgcgttatggtaatgagcgttaaggctgtagtcacgataccggatccgggatggctcgacgcaagaagttaatacaggtaacgagtgaaggacagaggagcctcttaaagaagaagttacaggtctgtgagagccagaaatcttgcttgttagtaggtgaccaaatacttattttccaccataatttgcaaataaattcattaaaaatcctacaatgtgattttctggattttttttctcattttgtctgtcatagttgaagtgtacctatgatgaaaattacaggccacatctttttaagtgggagaacttgcacaattggtggctgactaaatacttttttgccccactgtatgtcattCATTCTCAGGTAAATGATCAGGTTATTTAGGAATACATATCATTATTACCTGTTGAGGAGCTGCTGCATGAAGTTCTCTGCGGTCAATCCTCTGCACATGAGTGACAGTTGGCCTTGGGCTTGGTCCATCACCACCTCACATGAGTGGCCTCTGCCAGAGCAGTCCATCCCGACCCTGTTCACATATGCCCGCTCCTCTTCCAGCGCCTTCCGCAGGTCCTCTGCCTTCTCCATCAGCTTGGAGATGTTCAGGCTCTCCACCACCTTCTGGGGACCACCTGTCTTAGGGTCCTTAGCCCCTCCGCCAGAGGCAGACGATGACACGTTGATCTTGAACTTGGACACTTCCGGTTTGCGGTTGAGGGCCGGGAGCTTGCTCTTCCTCAGGCCGAACCAGTTGGCGATGCCATTGGAGGCCTTCTGCTTTGGCTCGGCCACCTGgccctggtcctgctcctgcagcTTCAGCATGTTTTCCTCGATGCCACGCATTACCTTCTGCTCAATGGCAGACTGGAGCACGGATGGGCCAGACGAATACGGCTTTTTGTCCTCTTTTGCGATTGCTTCAGTAGACGGCCGTGGTGGCAGAGGGGGAGGCGGGAAGCTCTCTGCATGGCCAAAGGTCTTTTTCTTGCCGGCCGGGAGCTTGGTTTTGTCCTCTGGCCGAAGTGGGTTTCTCTGAGCCATGGCACGGTCCTCAGGAATGGGTTTGACCCCTCTGGGATAAGAGGAAGCTTGACCTACCTTTGAAGGGGACTTTGACGGGACTTTAGTGGGGCTGTTTTGTGGGCTGAGGGCAGTTTTACTGTGGTGGCTCTGGGTGATGGGGCATTTCCCATAGCTCCGCACCACTGGAGGAGTCTCTGTGTTGGAGGATGATGTGCCCATCTTGATCTTTGGACCTTCTGCTTTTGCTACATATATCCTGGGAGAAAACAGTGTCTCCTGCTCTCCCTTGGGTATCATTGATGGGGTGGCTGAGGATTTGGTGCCCGATTCATGTATTGGACCTATCACCCTAGTGTGACTGTCGAGGCTGGTTTTGGGGTAGGGCTTCCCATCCAGGGAATCGGTGGATTTCTGATTTCTGTGCTGCTCTGCTCCAGTTCGCTCAACTTGCCTTTCAGCGGTCTTGCTTTTCTCAATATTGTTGGTGGGGGGTTTGCCTAGGTTACTTTGTACATCCTTCTTGTCCACAGACTGTGCACCTACTGGCAGATCTTCTGTGCTCTTCAGTTTCCCCAAAGCAGCCAGGCGCTCTTTGAAGGGGTGGTGACTGGACTCACTCTGGGAAGTCTTGCCCTGCACCAGTCTCTTGGGGTCACCTCGCCTGGCTGAAGACTGAGTTGGCTGGGCAGGTTCACAgttctgttggctgggctctggAGCTGCACGGTGCGCCTGGTGCCTGTCCCTCATGCTGGAGTAGTTGGGGTGACTACTTTGTGCTTTACTGGCAgcggaggaggacgaggaggggaGGCTAAAGTGTTGGTTTGGCTTGTGCCAGACGGGGCTTTCTGAGTCAGTGTCCTGGTCAGAGAAGTCCTGGTCAGCCGTCCCTGGGGACGAGTCAGGGTGCTGTGAAGATGGGGGGCTGAGGCGGCTCTCATCTTGCTGACAATGCTTCTCTACAGGACCCTCGTGTTGGGGGTAAGGGAGGTACTGGGACTTCTTAAGACCCTCCAGGAACTGGGGCGTCCCATCTGAGGGGCAGACATTCTCGTATTGGTGTACCTTCTGAGAGCCCCTTTGTGCATGAGAGGAGGGGGGTGCCTTTGTGCTGTCGCTGTTTTCAGCAGCCACTTTGCGCCCAAACCCAATCTCCTTGGCCATGGGAGGGGTGTCCACAATGTCCTCTGATTTGGGTGGGGAGGTGGGGGCGGAGAGTGTGGCAGGGTAGGGGTCTGTtttggaggaggatgaggatggctgtttctccctctctgtggtgGTGGCTTTGCGGGTCAGGACGGGAGAATGGTACACCTCATAGTTGTTGTTGTTCCTGCAGGGGATCTTGGAGCTGCGGGTGAGCTGGGGACTTAGACGGAGGGGGTTACCTGGTTGTGCCTGGTTGATCCCCGGAGGGATCTTCAGGAACTTGAGCAGCCGGGACGGGGAGGAGATAGGGGAGGGCTTGACTTCACTCAGAcctgaagagggagaggtggggctGAGTGCAAGCTTGCTCTTCCCAGAGGGATTCAGGGCCTGAGCTGAGCTGTTCCTCTCAGGGACTGGGGCTGGAGAATAAGATTCCACCGCCACCTTCTTGGAGACGGATGTTTCATTGGAGAAGTAGAGCCCGTTGCAGATCTGATCACTCACTTCCTGCTCCTTGGGATATTCTGGTTCCGTCTCAACATGGTCTGTGTGTGAGGTAGAAGAGTGCAGGCTGTTGTTCACATTGTGTGCCGCTGCCTCTACTTCCAGGTAGCAGCACTCTTCCAGACTGTCCTCGTTCTGGCTCTGCGACGttgccatgacagcctttatgtGCTTTATATCCTCACCGTGAGAGGGCTGTACCTCTGCCTGTGGCGGAGGTTTGCCGGATGGATGCTTGTCTGTGTGTTTTTGTAACTTCCTGGGCTCCTGCCCTAGCATCCCGTTGAGGTTGGCTTGGATTGGCAAGGAGAGGAAAGGATCAGAAGAACCTTCTGGAGTGCGCTCTAGAAAGTCCAAAGCTGTTTTGTGCATGTAGCACTGGTTTGTGCTGTcagcagagaggaggtgggaAAGAGCCGCTGCTTGGGGAGGGGTTGTGCTCTGTGCCGATGCCCCCTGGTCCTCTGCACAGGCCTGCCTGTTAAGGATCTCCACTCTGGCCTGGTGTGAGGCACTGTGGCCCTGGGCACACTTCAGCAGGCTGTCCAGGCTGCTCTTCTGGGAGAGTATGTGGCAGGACTGACATCTCccgtgttgttgttgctgaagcTGGGCATGGTCCTCCTGGAGAGCCCCTTCTCCATTGGCATAATCGTGAATGTCCGAGTCAGAGCTGGAGTGGTGGCAGCGTGATGATGGGTGTGCCACCGGGCGCTGTGGGGCAGGTAACGCCTCAGAGGACATCAGGGATATCTGGTCTCTCACCATGGAGACCGGCGCCTGGCCCAGGTCATGGTGGGGGGACAGGCAGGAGGAGGGGTGGAACTTGAGTGGGTCTGACTCCTCCAGCTTGCGCAGGACCTCTAGGATGTGTGCTTTCTTCTTGAAAAACGGAGACAGGGCCTCCATGGAGGTGGCAGTGGCCCGGGCCGATGTGGCTGACCCGTTCTGTGTGCGGTCCCCATTGCTCTGCATAAACAAGGACATCAGGATGGAACTTTGTTACATCTTCATCAAACAACAAACTAAGAACAACACTTCAAGTTAAGTACAGTACAACTGCTATCTGAAGATGTGCACAATGCCTCCAACATCTAACACATTGCATGCACGGTGCACCAGGAGTTATATGCATTGATTTCACGCAGACACTCGATTGTGGAGGTTCCTTTTTACTGTTTTTTCTTGGATAAGTAATGACTTCGAGAGCCTGCAACTCATGTTTCAAGTGAATGTACTTGTTTCAAGTTAACAGTCCAAGTCACCAATGACTATGTCACAGCAACAGAGGACATCCTGAGAATTCTGAACACACTAGTCCTGACGGGGAGGAATAAATGAACGACAGATTGGGAAGGAGAGGCGACTGAAGCTACTTTGGTTACACATGGCATGCCAACCTTAGGAAGCTGTATTTATCTTTAATTAAAGATGCAATTCATTCTGTAATCAGTGAGAAAATGTATTCTGCTCTCTTCCGCCCGCCTCATTACCTCTTCCTGAAGTGGCAATTAGAGGTCGACACAGGAGTGAATTATTCCCCCCCCGCCGTACTATCCTAATCCCGCAACAGTTCCCTAACCACGAAACTTTACAGTCCGGCACAATAAAAATGTCTCCCATCCTGTGCAGAAATCAGAAATAAATTCTTCCATTAACTGCTTGGCTGTCTCCACTCAGTGTGAGTAgccacccagctagcacataacactCAGAGAACCAtttgtttcttagagcttggtgaaagTGTGGTTGTCATATGGTTACTCTacatcacatatgtcagagtcaaggcccgcgggccacatccggcccgcgagaaggttttttacggcccctgggatgatcttgatttgttattagaaccggcccgcagaccgcagcaagccggcagcccgcagatcttttacacgcaccaatactacatttcccacaatgcaacggtgacgcaccgagcagtaggctgcttcatttcaatatttattggcacagcagttgtcagcatcacagtaaaattaactttcagatacccatcaaaaatggcaaaacggaaggtggacactgagaaccgggggtttcaaacaaggtgggagtcggagtatttgttcacggaggtagctggaaaacctgtgtgtcttctgtgtggagaaagtgtggcggtactgaaagagtataatctgagacgacattatgaaacgaaacacgcggacaaaaacaagaatatggacatggaacaaaggctacaaaaggcagaggaattaaaacgaggcctcaaatctcgacaggctctgttcaaaaaagccaaatcacaaggccaggctgctgtcaaggccagttttattttggcagaagagatcgctaaatcggGCTacgcccggccatttacggagggggatttcatcaaaaactgcatgattaaagtttgtgacgaagtttgcccagaaaaaaggcaactctttttaaatgtgagtctgagcagaaacaccattgccgagagagtagaccagttgtccatcaatctaaaagagcagcttgtgaaaaagggaaaagatttcattgcatattccttggctgtggatgagagcaccgacatttctgacattgcccagttgtcaattttcatccgcggagtggactccagcctaagcgtgacagaggagtttttggctttacgtcctatgcatggcacaactacggggcatgatttgtatgaagaggtgtcaagatgtgtaaatgagatggagctgccttgggaaaaacttgtgggtttgacaaccgacggagcacctgtgatgtgtggacacaggagcggactggaggaaaacgcgacaggtgagctgacagcttatcattgtatcatacaccaggaagcgttgtgcggtaaagccttgaaaatggagcatgtaatgagcatcatcacgcgcacagttaactttatcagagccaaaggtttgaatcaccgccagttcaaggcatttctgacggagttagaaacggagcatggtgatttgccttatcacacagaggtgcgatggctaagccagggaaaggtgcttcaaagatgtttcgagcttcgtgaggagatttgtctgttcttggacagcaaagggaaagaccaacacaactccgagacgaaatgtttctgtgtgaaatggcttttctgtgtgacattacgagtcatctgaatgcaatgaacttgcagctgcagggtcgggatcgtgtcatctctgatatgtacagtacagtgaaggcatttaaaaccaagttgagtggatgatagaaaattgctattattgtttttttctttgaagtaaatttagcccacttttgctaaaa includes these proteins:
- the LOC124031188 gene encoding nck-associated protein 5-like isoform X2: MESEEPELRECDEAFESDEGNVESYLEEPESSRELLERLKELEAENSALALANESQREAYERCLDEVANHVVQALLNQKDLREECIKLKMRVFDLERQNKTLTELFAQKLHPQASHLQQLVSVTEPSTEPSTEPSTEPSTEPSTEPSTEPSTEPSTEPSTEPSTEPSTEPSTEPLTMDSDKLLVSKNEGELKSNGDRTQNGSATSARATATSMEALSPFFKKKAHILEVLRKLEESDPLKFHPSSCLSPHHDLGQAPVSMVRDQISLMSSEALPAPQRPVAHPSSRCHHSSSDSDIHDYANGEGALQEDHAQLQQQQHGRCQSCHILSQKSSLDSLLKCAQGHSASHQARVEILNRQACAEDQGASAQSTTPPQAAALSHLLSADSTNQCYMHKTALDFLERTPEGSSDPFLSLPIQANLNGMLGQEPRKLQKHTDKHPSGKPPPQAEVQPSHGEDIKHIKAVMATSQSQNEDSLEECCYLEVEAAAHNVNNSLHSSTSHTDHVETEPEYPKEQEVSDQICNGLYFSNETSVSKKVAVESYSPAPVPERNSSAQALNPSGKSKLALSPTSPSSGLSEVKPSPISSPSRLLKFLKIPPGINQAQPGNPLRLSPQLTRSSKIPCRNNNNYEVYHSPVLTRKATTTEREKQPSSSSSKTDPYPATLSAPTSPPKSEDIVDTPPMAKEIGFGRKVAAENSDSTKAPPSSHAQRGSQKVHQYENVCPSDGTPQFLEGLKKSQYLPYPQHEGPVEKHCQQDESRLSPPSSQHPDSSPGTADQDFSDQDTDSESPVWHKPNQHFSLPSSSSSAASKAQSSHPNYSSMRDRHQAHRAAPEPSQQNCEPAQPTQSSARRGDPKRLVQGKTSQSESSHHPFKERLAALGKLKSTEDLPVGAQSVDKKDVQSNLGKPPTNNIEKSKTAERQVERTGAEQHRNQKSTDSLDGKPYPKTSLDSHTRVIGPIHESGTKSSATPSMIPKGEQETLFSPRIYVAKAEGPKIKMGTSSSNTETPPVVRSYGKCPITQSHHSKTALSPQNSPTKVPSKSPSKVGQASSYPRGVKPIPEDRAMAQRNPLRPEDKTKLPAGKKKTFGHAESFPPPPLPPRPSTEAIAKEDKKPYSSGPSVLQSAIEQKVMRGIEENMLKLQEQDQGQVAEPKQKASNGIANWFGLRKSKLPALNRKPEVSKFKINVSSSASGGGAKDPKTGGPQKVVESLNISKLMEKAEDLRKALEEERAYVNRVGMDCSGRGHSCEVVMDQAQGQLSLMCRGLTAENFMQQLLNSPSTSCSGNRVDKRRTIPTTFGMTHRRLSFDSKRSRPNFSHQRNGISHTKSRDEIAQGSVMIGTGEVTSEDSLAESISAQHFTGSGASMRTLDSGIGTFPMPDYASSMAGKSVPKGKPQGEQGFSCSQGKHGAMMKVLRKAHTLERELSSLDEDNPFVLYGSGLEGKGTNMHLSSTIHKDIDAYGAHMQNPLTKNWTFPNLKGSAEATDVYLDVQGDLGTPSRRSLKQCSPQHPLATDPGSLPLPLQTGLSQRGKGRTPSASEVGKDGGLELVKERPEDLLSLRETPESLSDSLYDSLSSCGSQG